One genomic window of Acidovorax radicis includes the following:
- the ribD gene encoding bifunctional diaminohydroxyphosphoribosylaminopyrimidine deaminase/5-amino-6-(5-phosphoribosylamino)uracil reductase RibD, translating into MNTRSGVIDAAALMDVALACAREGLLRTSPNPRVGCVISNGDGFVLGWGSTQRAGGPHAEIMALRDAKSRGHSVVGATAYVTLEPCSHHGRTGPCCDALVEAGIAKVVASLADPNPLVAGNGFSRLRAAGVDVEVGLGAAQARELNLGFFSRMVRQTPWVRMKVAASLDGTTALNNGASQWITGPEARADGHAWRARACAVLTGIGTVLADDPRLDVREVHTERQPALVLVDSDLQVPLNASIFIAARDLYIYAAAQNHAKKNALEAMGATVVVMPNEHGKVDLPAMMKDLARREINELHVEAGSKLNGSLVREGLVDELLVYLAPKLIGEGRGMLQWGPLEELSHALALDFKAVDKVGGDVRLVARVAGRDCF; encoded by the coding sequence ATGAATACTAGGTCCGGTGTGATAGATGCTGCCGCCTTGATGGATGTTGCTCTCGCGTGTGCACGCGAAGGCTTGTTGCGAACCTCCCCTAACCCTCGGGTCGGGTGCGTTATCTCGAATGGGGATGGGTTTGTTTTGGGTTGGGGCTCTACCCAGCGTGCAGGTGGCCCCCATGCCGAAATCATGGCCCTGCGTGATGCGAAGAGTCGCGGACATTCGGTGGTCGGCGCTACCGCTTACGTCACGCTCGAGCCCTGTTCGCACCATGGGCGCACGGGGCCCTGTTGCGATGCGCTGGTAGAGGCGGGTATTGCCAAGGTGGTTGCTTCACTGGCCGACCCCAACCCGCTGGTGGCAGGCAATGGGTTCTCGCGGTTGCGTGCAGCCGGTGTTGACGTCGAGGTAGGGCTTGGTGCCGCGCAGGCGCGAGAGCTTAATCTTGGGTTCTTCAGCCGCATGGTGCGCCAGACGCCGTGGGTGCGCATGAAGGTCGCCGCGTCGCTGGATGGCACTACCGCGCTGAACAACGGGGCCAGTCAGTGGATCACCGGACCCGAAGCGCGCGCGGATGGTCATGCGTGGCGCGCGCGGGCCTGCGCTGTGCTCACTGGTATCGGCACTGTGTTGGCCGACGATCCCAGGCTTGATGTGCGAGAGGTGCATACCGAGCGGCAACCTGCTTTGGTGTTGGTGGACAGCGATTTGCAAGTGCCACTGAATGCTTCAATATTTATAGCTGCTCGCGATTTGTATATATACGCTGCAGCCCAAAATCATGCTAAAAAAAACGCCTTGGAGGCAATGGGAGCCACCGTGGTCGTGATGCCGAACGAACACGGCAAGGTTGATCTGCCTGCGATGATGAAAGACTTGGCTCGCCGTGAGATCAACGAATTGCACGTCGAGGCCGGCAGCAAGCTCAATGGCTCTTTGGTGCGCGAAGGGCTGGTGGACGAATTGTTGGTGTATTTGGCCCCGAAATTGATCGGCGAGGGGCGTGGAATGCTGCAATGGGGCCCATTGGAGGAGTTATCACACGCTCTTGCACTCGATTTCAAGGCGGTGGATAAGGTCGGGGGCGATGTCCGTTTGGTTGCCCGAGTCGCGGGGCGGGACTGCTTTTGA
- a CDS encoding pyridoxal phosphate-dependent aminotransferase, whose amino-acid sequence MRSTLLNLEESRIREVANAGMGRSDVLAFWFGESDEVTPDVVREAAIESLQRGETFYAHNLGLPALREAIAAYTSQLHGAVGADRIAVTSGGVNALMLAVQALVDPGDEVVVITPVWPNLTAQPLIMGARLQCVPLKPQAGGAWALDMAQLLAAITPATRLLVVNAPNNPTGWTLTEAEQREILTHCRATGTWILADEVYERLYYEPTGKGCAPSFLDVAEPEDRLVVVHSFSKSFLMTGWRVGWLVMPASMTLEMGKLIEFNTSCASVFTQRAAVAALAHADEITPRVVAHLKRCRDTLVPLLQALPGVEVAPAKGGMYAFFRLAGQGDSLAVAKRLVIEAGLGLAPGSAFGPEAQGWLRWCFASKDPQRLVLGVGRLKTWLGV is encoded by the coding sequence ATGCGCAGCACCTTGTTGAACCTCGAAGAATCCCGTATCCGTGAAGTCGCCAACGCCGGCATGGGGCGCAGCGATGTGCTGGCCTTCTGGTTTGGCGAAAGTGACGAGGTCACCCCCGATGTGGTGCGCGAGGCAGCCATTGAGTCGTTGCAGCGCGGTGAGACTTTTTATGCGCACAATCTGGGGTTGCCTGCGTTGCGCGAAGCCATTGCGGCATACACAAGCCAGTTGCACGGGGCCGTCGGCGCTGACCGCATTGCGGTGACTTCAGGCGGCGTCAATGCATTGATGCTGGCGGTGCAGGCGTTGGTAGACCCGGGCGACGAGGTGGTGGTGATTACGCCTGTGTGGCCCAATTTGACCGCGCAGCCCCTCATCATGGGAGCTCGTTTGCAGTGTGTGCCACTCAAGCCCCAGGCTGGTGGTGCATGGGCGCTGGACATGGCGCAGCTGCTGGCGGCGATCACCCCGGCGACCCGGTTGCTGGTGGTGAATGCGCCGAATAACCCCACGGGCTGGACATTGACTGAAGCGGAGCAGCGCGAAATTCTGACGCATTGCCGCGCGACGGGCACCTGGATTTTGGCCGATGAGGTGTATGAGCGGCTGTACTACGAGCCCACCGGCAAGGGTTGTGCTCCGAGCTTTCTGGATGTGGCAGAGCCAGAGGACCGGCTGGTCGTGGTGCACAGTTTTTCCAAGAGCTTTTTGATGACGGGCTGGCGGGTGGGCTGGTTGGTGATGCCGGCGTCGATGACGCTTGAGATGGGAAAACTCATTGAATTCAACACCTCGTGTGCCAGCGTGTTTACCCAGCGTGCGGCGGTGGCTGCGCTGGCGCATGCAGATGAGATCACGCCCCGGGTGGTGGCGCACCTCAAGCGCTGTCGGGACACGCTGGTCCCGCTTTTGCAGGCCTTGCCAGGTGTTGAGGTTGCGCCTGCCAAGGGTGGTATGTATGCGTTTTTTCGTCTGGCCGGGCAGGGTGATTCGCTAGCAGTGGCCAAGCGGCTGGTGATAGAGGCGGGCTTGGGCTTGGCACCGGGCAGTGCATTTGGCCCTGAGGCGCAGGGTTGGTTGCGGTGGTGTTTTGCCTCTAAGGATCCGCAGCGGCTGGTGTTGGGGGTGGGGCGGCTTAAAACCTGGCTCGGGGTATAA
- the rpsO gene encoding 30S ribosomal protein S15, producing MIASSIKAEVVKANARAANDTGSPEVQVALLTARINELMPHFKTHAKDHHGRRGLLRMVSRRRKLLDYLKAKDAERYTALIAKLGLRK from the coding sequence ATGATCGCATCCTCCATCAAGGCCGAAGTCGTCAAGGCCAACGCCCGTGCTGCCAATGACACTGGTAGCCCAGAAGTGCAAGTGGCCCTGTTGACTGCCCGCATCAACGAGCTGATGCCTCACTTTAAAACGCACGCCAAGGACCACCATGGTCGTCGTGGCCTGTTGCGCATGGTGAGCCGTCGTCGCAAGTTGCTCGACTATCTGAAGGCCAAGGACGCTGAGCGTTACACCGCGCTGATCGCCAAGTTGGGTCTGCGCAAGTAA
- the pnp gene encoding polyribonucleotide nucleotidyltransferase, giving the protein MSIFNKVTKTFQWGDKTVIMETGEIARQASGAVLVNIDDTVVLATVVASKGAKPGQDFFPLTVDYIEKTYAAGKIPGSFFKREAKPSEHETLTSRLIDRPIRPLFPEGFFNEVHVVIHTVSLNPEVDADIAALIATSAALAISGIPFNGPIGAARVGYINGEYVLNPGQTARKNSQMDLVVAGTEAAVLMVESEAQQLSEEIMLGAVVFGHDQGNVAINAIHELVRDAGKPAWQWEAPAKDEALIAKVVALADDKLRAAYQIRNKQARTQACRESYAAVMAALKADGVEFDSVKVEGMLFDIEAGIVRSQILAGEPRIDGRDTRTVRPIEIRSSVLPRAHGSSLFTRGETQALVVTTLGTERDAQRIDALAGEYEDRFMMHYNMPPFATGEVGRMGSTKRREIGHGRLAKRALIAVLPTKEEFPYTVRVVSEITESNGSSSMASVCGGCLSLMDAGVPMKAHVAGIAMGLIKDANRFAVLTDILGDEDHLGDMDFKVAGTTGGITALQMDIKIQGITKEIMQVALAQAKEARMHILGKMQEAMGEAKTEVSNFAPKLYTMKINPEKIRDVIGKGGAVIRALTEETGCQINIEEDGTITIAATDNAKADEAKRRIEQITAEVEIGKIYEGPVTKILDFGALINLLPGKDGLLHISQIAHERVERVGDYLTEGQIVKVKVMETDEKGRIKLSMKVLSDRPAGGSDRPAPAERGDREPRRDQGREGGRPQQPADQQQQQQGQPSDGESGQVIG; this is encoded by the coding sequence ATGAGCATTTTCAATAAAGTCACCAAGACCTTCCAATGGGGCGACAAGACCGTCATCATGGAAACGGGCGAGATCGCTCGCCAGGCCTCTGGCGCTGTGCTGGTGAATATCGATGACACCGTGGTGCTGGCCACCGTGGTGGCATCCAAGGGCGCCAAGCCCGGTCAGGACTTTTTCCCCCTGACGGTGGACTACATCGAGAAGACCTACGCAGCAGGCAAGATCCCCGGTAGCTTCTTTAAACGCGAAGCCAAGCCCAGCGAACACGAAACACTGACCAGCCGTCTGATCGACCGCCCGATTCGCCCGCTGTTCCCTGAAGGCTTCTTCAACGAAGTGCATGTGGTGATCCACACGGTGTCGCTGAACCCTGAAGTGGATGCCGACATCGCAGCCCTCATCGCCACCAGCGCAGCCCTGGCCATCTCTGGCATTCCGTTCAACGGCCCCATCGGCGCCGCGCGCGTGGGCTACATCAATGGCGAATACGTGCTCAACCCCGGCCAGACTGCGCGCAAGAACTCGCAGATGGATCTGGTGGTGGCAGGTACCGAAGCCGCTGTGCTGATGGTCGAGTCCGAAGCCCAGCAACTGTCTGAAGAAATCATGCTGGGCGCTGTGGTGTTTGGCCACGATCAAGGCAATGTCGCCATCAACGCCATCCACGAACTGGTGCGCGATGCGGGCAAGCCTGCGTGGCAGTGGGAAGCCCCTGCCAAGGACGAAGCCCTGATTGCCAAGGTGGTCGCACTGGCCGACGACAAGCTGCGCGCAGCCTATCAAATCCGCAACAAGCAAGCCCGCACCCAGGCTTGCCGCGAGTCTTATGCCGCCGTGATGGCTGCGCTGAAGGCTGATGGCGTCGAGTTTGACTCTGTCAAGGTCGAAGGCATGTTGTTCGACATCGAAGCCGGCATCGTTCGCAGCCAGATTCTGGCTGGTGAGCCTCGCATTGATGGCCGCGATACACGTACTGTGCGCCCCATCGAAATCCGTAGCAGCGTGCTGCCCCGCGCCCACGGCTCTTCGCTGTTTACTCGTGGCGAAACCCAGGCGCTGGTCGTGACCACACTGGGCACCGAGCGCGATGCGCAGCGCATTGACGCGCTGGCTGGCGAATACGAAGACCGCTTCATGATGCACTACAACATGCCTCCCTTTGCCACCGGCGAAGTGGGCCGCATGGGTTCGACCAAGCGCCGTGAAATTGGCCACGGCCGCTTGGCCAAGCGCGCGCTGATCGCCGTGCTGCCAACGAAGGAAGAATTCCCCTACACCGTGCGTGTGGTGTCGGAAATCACGGAATCCAATGGTTCCTCGTCGATGGCCTCGGTGTGTGGCGGCTGTCTGTCGCTGATGGATGCGGGTGTGCCCATGAAGGCGCACGTGGCGGGTATCGCCATGGGCCTGATCAAGGATGCCAACCGCTTTGCCGTGCTGACCGACATTTTGGGTGACGAAGATCACCTGGGCGACATGGACTTCAAGGTCGCCGGTACCACGGGTGGTATCACTGCTTTGCAGATGGATATCAAGATCCAGGGCATCACCAAGGAAATCATGCAGGTCGCCCTGGCCCAGGCCAAGGAAGCGCGCATGCACATCCTCGGCAAGATGCAGGAAGCCATGGGCGAGGCCAAGACCGAAGTGTCCAACTTCGCCCCCAAGCTCTACACGATGAAGATCAACCCCGAGAAGATCCGTGACGTGATCGGCAAGGGCGGAGCGGTCATCCGTGCGCTGACGGAAGAAACCGGTTGCCAGATCAACATCGAAGAAGACGGCACGATCACCATTGCGGCCACCGACAACGCCAAGGCCGACGAAGCCAAGCGCCGCATCGAGCAGATCACCGCCGAAGTCGAGATCGGCAAGATCTACGAAGGCCCAGTGACCAAGATCCTGGACTTTGGTGCCCTGATCAACCTGCTGCCCGGCAAGGATGGCCTGCTGCACATCAGCCAGATCGCGCATGAGCGCGTGGAACGCGTGGGCGACTACCTGACCGAAGGCCAGATCGTCAAGGTCAAGGTCATGGAGACTGACGAAAAAGGGCGCATCAAGCTGTCGATGAAGGTGTTGTCTGACCGCCCTGCAGGCGGTAGCGACCGTCCCGCGCCTGCAGAGCGTGGTGACCGCGAACCACGCCGCGACCAAGGCCGGGAGGGTGGTCGTCCACAACAACCCGCTGACCAGCAGCAACAGCAGCAAGGACAGCCCTCGGACGGCGAATCCGGCCAAGTGATTGGTTAA
- a CDS encoding NAD(P)H-quinone oxidoreductase, which produces MQAVEITSFGAPEVLRLGDRPVPQPGAGELLIRVAASGINRPDVLQRLGHYAPPPGTSDLPGLEVAGVVESGDPAAMAEAGIRVGDRVCALVAGGGYAQWCVAPVLQCLSVPAGFSDVEAASLPETFFTVWSNVFDRGRLQAGETILVQGGASGIGVTAIQLAKAFGATVIATAGSDTKCAACIQLGADHAINYKSQDFVAEVKRITQGKGVDVVLDMVAGDYVAREVECLAEEGRIVIIAVQGGVKSDFNAGLVLRRRLTITGSTLRPRSVAFKGAIARALRERVWPLLAAGAVRPVIHSTFAAADAGQAHVLMESNQHIGKIVLTW; this is translated from the coding sequence ATGCAGGCTGTCGAGATCACTTCGTTTGGTGCGCCCGAGGTGCTGCGCTTGGGTGACCGTCCGGTGCCACAACCGGGCGCCGGGGAGTTGCTGATCCGTGTCGCGGCCAGTGGCATCAACCGCCCTGACGTGCTTCAGCGGCTGGGTCACTATGCGCCGCCACCCGGCACATCCGACCTTCCGGGTTTGGAGGTTGCTGGCGTGGTGGAGTCCGGTGATCCGGCGGCCATGGCAGAGGCGGGCATCCGTGTGGGTGATCGCGTCTGCGCGCTGGTGGCCGGCGGGGGGTATGCGCAATGGTGCGTGGCTCCCGTGCTGCAGTGCCTTTCTGTTCCTGCCGGGTTCAGTGACGTGGAAGCCGCATCGTTGCCAGAGACATTCTTCACCGTGTGGAGCAACGTTTTTGATCGCGGGCGTCTGCAGGCCGGTGAAACCATTTTGGTGCAGGGTGGCGCCAGTGGCATCGGCGTTACAGCCATTCAGCTGGCCAAGGCATTTGGCGCGACCGTGATCGCCACTGCGGGTAGCGACACCAAATGCGCTGCGTGCATACAACTGGGCGCGGACCATGCGATCAACTACAAGTCGCAAGACTTTGTGGCCGAGGTCAAGCGCATAACACAAGGCAAGGGCGTGGACGTGGTGCTCGACATGGTCGCTGGCGACTATGTAGCGCGCGAGGTGGAGTGTCTGGCCGAAGAGGGCCGTATCGTGATCATTGCGGTGCAGGGTGGTGTGAAAAGCGACTTCAACGCGGGGTTGGTGCTGCGGCGTCGGCTTACCATCACGGGTTCCACGTTGCGCCCTCGTTCTGTTGCTTTCAAAGGGGCCATTGCCCGTGCTCTGCGTGAGCGCGTATGGCCTTTGTTGGCAGCTGGCGCGGTGCGGCCGGTGATTCACAGCACTTTTGCGGCTGCTGATGCCGGTCAGGCCCATGTGTTGATGGAGTCGAACCAGCACATTGGCAAAATTGTTTTGACGTGGTGA
- the tpiA gene encoding triose-phosphate isomerase — protein MNSKKKLIAGNWKMNGGLAANEALLKALVAGLENAACDVVVAVPAPYLAQVQALTAGSVVALAAQDVSQHEAGAYTGETSAAMLKDFGVRFALVGHSERRQYHGETDAVVAEKAQRALAAGITPIVCIGETLQERDAGQTEAVVKRQLAAVIHLNGHCISEVVVAYEPVWAIGTGRTASPEQAQAVHAVLRAQLSAASEKADRIRLLYGGSMNASNAAQLLAQPDIDGGLVGGASLKAPDFLQIIAAAR, from the coding sequence ATGAACAGCAAGAAAAAGCTCATCGCAGGCAACTGGAAGATGAATGGCGGTCTGGCCGCCAATGAAGCGCTGCTCAAGGCGTTGGTTGCAGGGCTGGAAAACGCTGCTTGCGACGTAGTGGTGGCGGTTCCCGCGCCTTATCTGGCACAGGTGCAGGCGCTCACTGCGGGCTCTGTGGTGGCGTTGGCTGCGCAGGATGTATCGCAGCACGAAGCAGGCGCCTATACCGGTGAAACATCGGCGGCCATGCTGAAGGACTTTGGCGTGCGCTTTGCCCTCGTGGGGCATTCGGAGCGTCGCCAATACCATGGTGAAACCGACGCCGTGGTTGCCGAGAAGGCGCAGCGTGCGCTCGCTGCAGGCATCACACCCATAGTCTGTATTGGTGAGACATTGCAAGAGCGCGATGCAGGGCAGACGGAAGCCGTGGTCAAGCGCCAGCTGGCTGCCGTGATCCATCTCAACGGCCATTGCATCAGTGAAGTGGTGGTGGCCTATGAGCCCGTATGGGCTATTGGCACCGGCCGCACGGCGTCGCCCGAGCAGGCGCAGGCCGTGCATGCAGTGCTGCGGGCGCAGCTGTCTGCGGCGAGCGAGAAGGCCGACCGCATTCGGTTGTTGTACGGTGGCAGCATGAACGCGTCGAATGCGGCCCAGCTGCTGGCGCAGCCCGATATTGACGGTGGGCTGGTCGGTGGCGCGTCGCTGAAGGCGCCCGACTTTTTGCAAATCATTGCTGCGGCCCGTTAA
- the secG gene encoding preprotein translocase subunit SecG: MNVIVNVILAVQMLAALVMIGLILIQHGKGADMGAAFGSGSSGSLFGASGSANFMSRTTAVLAAVFFVSTLALAYFGNARPTTAGSVLEGAAGVAPTTTAAPAVSASDAVVAPAVPASGAAQIPTK; the protein is encoded by the coding sequence ATGAACGTGATCGTGAATGTGATTTTGGCGGTACAGATGTTGGCCGCGCTGGTGATGATTGGCTTGATCCTGATCCAGCATGGCAAGGGTGCGGACATGGGTGCTGCGTTTGGAAGCGGAAGCTCTGGCAGCCTTTTTGGTGCCAGTGGAAGTGCCAACTTCATGTCGCGCACAACAGCGGTCCTGGCCGCCGTCTTTTTTGTCTCGACCCTGGCATTGGCTTACTTCGGCAATGCGCGTCCCACCACTGCGGGCAGCGTGCTTGAAGGGGCTGCTGGAGTGGCACCCACTACAACTGCTGCACCAGCCGTGTCGGCTTCGGATGCTGTGGTGGCGCCAGCCGTGCCGGCCTCGGGTGCAGCGCAAATTCCGACCAAATAA
- a CDS encoding NADH-quinone oxidoreductase subunit A: MNLDQYLPVLLFILVGIAVGVVPLALGYILGPNRPDAAKNSPYECGFEAFEDARMKFDVRYYLVAILFILFDLEIAFLFPWAVTLHEVGIAGFVAVVIFLAILVVGFAYEWKKGALDWE; this comes from the coding sequence ATGAACCTCGATCAGTACCTCCCCGTCCTTTTGTTCATCCTGGTTGGCATTGCCGTTGGCGTTGTCCCACTTGCCCTCGGATACATACTGGGCCCCAATCGCCCGGACGCGGCGAAGAATTCCCCCTACGAATGTGGCTTTGAGGCCTTCGAGGATGCGCGCATGAAGTTTGATGTGCGCTATTACCTCGTGGCCATTCTTTTTATTCTTTTTGATCTCGAAATCGCATTTCTCTTCCCTTGGGCGGTAACGCTGCATGAAGTGGGCATTGCTGGTTTTGTTGCGGTCGTTATTTTTCTGGCCATCCTCGTCGTGGGTTTTGCCTACGAGTGGAAAAAAGGCGCCCTCGATTGGGAATGA
- a CDS encoding NuoB/complex I 20 kDa subunit family protein: MIEGVMKEGFITTSYDSVVNWAKTGSLWPMTFGLACCAVEMMHAAAARYDIGRFGAEVFRASPRQSDLMIVAGTLCNKMAPALRKVYDQMSEPRWVLSMGSCANGGGYYHYSYSVVRGCDRIVPVDVYVPGCPPTAEALIYGIIQLQQKIRRTNTIARV; this comes from the coding sequence ATGATTGAAGGCGTGATGAAGGAAGGCTTCATCACCACGAGTTACGACTCTGTGGTGAACTGGGCTAAAACAGGTTCGCTTTGGCCGATGACGTTTGGCTTGGCCTGCTGTGCTGTCGAGATGATGCACGCAGCGGCTGCGCGTTATGACATTGGTCGTTTTGGTGCGGAGGTGTTTCGCGCCAGCCCGCGCCAATCCGATTTGATGATTGTTGCTGGCACCTTGTGCAACAAGATGGCTCCTGCGTTACGCAAGGTGTACGACCAGATGTCCGAGCCTCGTTGGGTTCTGTCGATGGGGTCCTGTGCCAATGGCGGTGGCTATTACCACTACAGCTATTCCGTGGTGCGCGGCTGTGATCGCATTGTTCCTGTCGATGTCTATGTGCCCGGTTGTCCGCCCACGGCAGAAGCTTTGATCTACGGGATCATCCAGTTGCAGCAGAAAATCCGCCGCACCAACACCATTGCTCGCGTCTGA
- a CDS encoding NADH-quinone oxidoreductase subunit C, translated as MTAVAIWPGKLKDNIAAALGAKVRQITVALDEVTVVVSAADYLDAMRVLRDAEGCRFEQLIDLCGVDYSAYADAMNEGARYCVVSHLLSVSLNQRVRVKVFCADDDFPVVASVSDLWNSANWYEREAFDLFGIVFDGHNDLRRILTDYGFIGHPFRKDFPLSGHVEMRYDAEQRRVVYEPVSIEPREITPRIIREDKYGGLH; from the coding sequence ATGACTGCTGTTGCCATTTGGCCTGGAAAACTCAAAGACAACATCGCTGCGGCACTGGGGGCGAAAGTGCGTCAGATCACGGTGGCCCTGGATGAGGTCACTGTGGTGGTTTCTGCTGCAGATTACCTGGATGCCATGCGTGTGTTGCGCGATGCAGAGGGTTGCCGTTTCGAACAATTGATCGATCTATGCGGGGTGGATTACTCTGCTTACGCCGATGCGATGAACGAGGGTGCGCGGTACTGTGTGGTGTCACACTTGCTGTCCGTGAGTCTCAATCAGCGTGTGCGTGTGAAGGTGTTTTGCGCCGATGATGATTTTCCGGTGGTGGCTTCGGTCTCCGATCTGTGGAACTCGGCCAACTGGTACGAGCGCGAAGCCTTTGACCTGTTTGGCATCGTGTTCGATGGTCACAACGACCTGCGCCGCATCCTGACCGATTACGGCTTCATCGGTCATCCCTTTCGCAAGGACTTCCCGCTGTCCGGCCATGTCGAGATGCGCTATGACGCCGAGCAGCGCCGTGTGGTCTATGAGCCTGTGTCCATCGAGCCGCGCGAGATCACGCCGCGCATCATCCGCGAAGACAAGTACGGAGGCCTGCACTAA
- a CDS encoding NADH-quinone oxidoreductase subunit D yields MAEIKNYSLNFGPQHPAAHGVLRLVLELDGEVVQRADPHIGLLHRATEKLAEHKTYIQSLPYMDRLDYVSMMCNEHAYCLAIEKLLGLEVPVRAQYIRVMFSEITRLLNHLMWLGSHGNDCGSSTILIYTFREREDLFDMYEAVSGARMHAAYFRPGGVYRDLPDSMPQYKVSKIKNAKALEAMNQNRQGSMLDFIDDFTQRFPACVDEYETLLTDNRIWKQRTVGIGVVTPERALNLGMTGPMLRGSGIAWDLRKTQPYDVYDRMDFDVPVGKTGDCYDRYLVRVQEMRESNRIIKQCVDWLRANPGPVITDNHKVAAPDRESMKSNMEELIHHFKLFTEGFHVPEGEAYAAVEHPKGEFGIYLVSDGANKPYRLKIRAPGFAHLATLDEMARGHMIADAVAIIGTMDIVFGEIDR; encoded by the coding sequence ATGGCTGAAATCAAAAACTATTCCCTGAACTTCGGGCCCCAGCATCCGGCTGCCCACGGTGTGTTGCGCCTGGTGTTGGAGCTCGACGGTGAGGTTGTTCAGCGTGCAGACCCCCATATTGGGCTGTTACACCGTGCTACCGAAAAGCTGGCTGAGCACAAGACGTACATCCAGTCACTTCCCTATATGGATCGCCTGGACTATGTGTCCATGATGTGCAATGAGCACGCTTACTGCTTGGCCATCGAGAAGCTGCTGGGCCTGGAAGTGCCAGTGCGTGCCCAGTACATCCGTGTGATGTTTTCGGAGATCACACGCCTGCTCAATCACCTGATGTGGCTCGGTTCGCACGGCAATGACTGCGGCAGCTCCACCATCTTGATCTACACGTTCCGCGAGCGTGAAGACCTGTTCGACATGTATGAAGCCGTCTCCGGCGCGCGCATGCATGCGGCTTACTTTCGGCCGGGTGGCGTGTACCGCGACCTGCCGGATTCCATGCCGCAGTACAAGGTCAGCAAGATCAAGAACGCCAAGGCCCTGGAGGCCATGAACCAGAACCGCCAGGGTTCGATGCTTGATTTCATCGACGACTTCACGCAGCGCTTTCCCGCCTGCGTGGATGAATACGAGACGCTGCTCACCGACAACCGCATCTGGAAGCAGCGCACGGTGGGTATTGGTGTAGTTACGCCGGAGCGCGCTCTGAATCTGGGTATGACTGGCCCCATGTTGCGTGGCTCTGGTATTGCTTGGGATCTGCGCAAGACCCAGCCCTACGATGTCTATGACCGCATGGACTTCGATGTGCCCGTGGGCAAGACGGGCGACTGCTACGACCGCTACCTCGTGCGCGTGCAGGAGATGCGCGAGTCCAACCGCATCATCAAGCAGTGCGTGGACTGGCTGCGCGCCAATCCCGGTCCGGTCATTACTGACAACCACAAGGTGGCTGCCCCTGATCGCGAGTCCATGAAGTCCAACATGGAAGAGCTGATTCACCACTTCAAATTGTTCACTGAAGGCTTCCATGTGCCCGAAGGTGAAGCCTACGCGGCGGTGGAGCACCCCAAGGGCGAGTTTGGCATCTATTTGGTGAGCGATGGCGCCAACAAGCCCTACCGCCTCAAGATCCGTGCGCCAGGCTTTGCGCATCTGGCAACGCTCGACGAAATGGCGCGTGGCCACATGATTGCAGATGCGGTCGCCATCATTGGCACCATGGACATCGTGTTCGGAGAGATTGACCGATGA
- the nuoE gene encoding NADH-quinone oxidoreductase subunit NuoE: MITEATLARFAREVAKYPADQKQSAVMACLAIVQQEQGFVSTDSEVVIADYLGMPQIAVHEVTTFYNMYNQQPVGKYKLNVCTNLPCQLRDGQRALHHLEKKLGVSMGETTADGLFTLQQCECLGACADAPVMLVNDRTMCSFMDNDKLDQLVDGLRQAEAASALRTEGK, translated from the coding sequence ATGATTACAGAAGCGACGCTTGCGCGTTTTGCGCGTGAAGTGGCCAAGTACCCCGCGGACCAAAAGCAGTCTGCCGTGATGGCATGCCTGGCCATCGTGCAGCAGGAACAGGGTTTTGTCAGTACGGATAGCGAGGTGGTTATTGCCGACTATCTGGGCATGCCCCAGATTGCCGTGCACGAAGTCACCACCTTTTACAACATGTACAACCAGCAGCCGGTGGGCAAGTACAAGCTCAATGTCTGCACCAACTTGCCATGCCAATTGCGTGACGGTCAGCGGGCATTGCACCACTTGGAAAAAAAGCTGGGCGTTTCGATGGGTGAGACCACTGCGGACGGCCTGTTCACGCTGCAGCAATGCGAGTGCCTTGGTGCTTGCGCAGATGCACCTGTCATGCTCGTCAATGACCGCACGATGTGCAGTTTCATGGACAACGACAAGCTCGACCAACTCGTCGACGGTCTTCGTCAGGCCGAAGCTGCCTCCGCGCTGCGGACGGAGGGAAAGTGA